The following proteins come from a genomic window of Gimesia chilikensis:
- a CDS encoding DUF1559 domain-containing protein, translating to MQENSATSKTETQPLTTLQRFWVALAGGLMLLGLTLGLGLFFLPQTVYALMIGWISYLWRVVPTLTLSISGTLWFLCTLSLFLIGVHLVGRKLYRGTPDTVKRPESTTGVSRWRLRWTVTLVGLFLVLITSGICLIGISHQLWWMAAGDQRALLRERPLSLFYPVAFIEGQRRRASLSHLKQIGLGMHNYHGEHHQLPIGATVDATGNPQHGWAARILPYLDQPDLFQQVDFNQPWTAEENRQVFEKPLRVLVNPGLSYDFKPGDIQQTDRSGYRPAHYAANQRLLGLNGGLRIRDIKDGTSQTIMGGEVKAGIRAWGDPLNIRDPAQGINQGPGTFAGPFGPGANVLIADGSVRFLSEDIDPAVLKALSTPDGREVLEEIPSPSGNTKGGQREH from the coding sequence ATGCAGGAAAACAGCGCCACCAGCAAAACGGAAACACAACCGTTGACTACACTGCAGCGGTTCTGGGTCGCGCTGGCAGGCGGCCTTATGTTGCTCGGTCTGACTCTCGGCCTGGGACTGTTCTTTCTGCCGCAGACAGTGTACGCACTGATGATCGGCTGGATCAGTTATCTCTGGCGCGTCGTGCCCACGTTGACCCTTTCAATTTCAGGGACACTCTGGTTCCTCTGCACCCTGAGTCTGTTCCTGATCGGAGTCCATCTGGTGGGTAGAAAACTGTATCGAGGAACGCCGGACACTGTGAAGCGGCCCGAGTCAACGACGGGCGTTTCGCGGTGGAGACTCCGTTGGACGGTGACCCTGGTCGGCCTGTTTCTGGTTCTGATCACCAGTGGCATCTGTCTGATTGGAATCTCGCATCAGCTATGGTGGATGGCCGCTGGAGATCAGAGAGCTCTACTCAGAGAGCGTCCCCTCTCCCTGTTTTATCCGGTTGCTTTCATCGAAGGTCAGAGACGTCGGGCTTCTCTCAGCCACCTCAAGCAGATCGGCCTGGGAATGCACAATTATCATGGGGAGCATCACCAGTTACCGATAGGGGCAACCGTCGATGCCACCGGCAATCCACAGCACGGCTGGGCGGCGCGGATCTTACCCTACCTGGACCAGCCGGATCTGTTCCAGCAGGTCGACTTCAATCAACCCTGGACGGCCGAGGAGAATCGTCAGGTTTTCGAAAAGCCGCTTCGTGTATTGGTGAATCCGGGCTTGAGCTACGACTTCAAACCAGGAGACATTCAACAGACTGATCGCTCAGGTTACAGGCCGGCACATTACGCGGCCAATCAACGACTGCTGGGCCTCAATGGCGGTCTGAGAATCCGCGACATCAAGGATGGCACATCACAGACGATCATGGGAGGGGAAGTCAAAGCGGGCATTCGAGCCTGGGGCGATCCCCTGAATATCCGCGACCCCGCGCAGGGCATCAACCAGGGACCTGGAACGTTCGCAGGGCCCTTTGGTCCCGGAGCGAATGTCTTAATCGCGGATGGCAGTGTTCGCTTCCTTTCCGAAGACATCGATCCGGCTGTGCTCAAGGCGCTGAGCACACCTGACGGCCGGGAAGTGCTGGAGGAAATTCCATCTCCGTCAGGAAACACGAAAGGAGGGCAGCGTGAGCACTGA
- a CDS encoding DUF1559 domain-containing protein encodes MSTESEPSTKVQRASLSAMALVTFFFLVSCAGMAFLVQTLFQLGTGWIPYLKRTLPTLTVSASGVLWFLFCLALFVTGLHLACRGVYRGKQETAAAEENQGWQLRWSFSLVILLLVLVTSGICLIGVSHQLWWMATGKDKLVYQGGMTAARRSTSKNNLRQIGLGLHLYEDAHDRLPDGGTFSETGQPQHGWVAQLLPFMDQEDLYQQIDFDQPWTDEVNRKAYETRLPMLMSPGMMSDFIQQEVPRADNDRYPPAHYAANSRVLGINSRMSLRDITDGTSNTIFAGEVSEGIRAWGSSLNYRDPARGINQQPDSFGSHFIVDSKTGAQMLFGDGSVRFVSDDIDPEVLKRLSTPAGAEVTCEDWMEGKPVTGRQNRHD; translated from the coding sequence GTGAGCACTGAATCAGAACCTTCTACCAAAGTACAGCGCGCCTCCCTGTCTGCCATGGCACTGGTGACGTTCTTTTTTCTGGTCTCTTGCGCGGGAATGGCTTTTCTCGTTCAGACACTGTTTCAGCTGGGAACCGGCTGGATTCCCTATCTGAAACGAACCCTGCCCACGCTGACGGTTTCGGCTTCCGGCGTGTTATGGTTTCTGTTCTGTCTGGCCCTCTTCGTAACCGGACTGCATCTGGCCTGCCGGGGTGTCTATCGTGGGAAACAGGAAACCGCGGCCGCAGAGGAGAACCAAGGCTGGCAACTGCGCTGGTCGTTCTCACTGGTGATACTACTGCTGGTTCTGGTAACCAGTGGCATCTGTCTGATCGGCGTTTCGCATCAACTCTGGTGGATGGCGACCGGAAAAGACAAGCTGGTGTATCAGGGGGGCATGACTGCCGCCCGTCGCTCGACTTCCAAAAATAATCTCAGGCAGATCGGTCTGGGCCTGCATCTTTACGAGGACGCGCATGACCGTTTACCCGACGGGGGTACTTTCAGCGAAACGGGTCAGCCTCAGCATGGCTGGGTGGCGCAGTTGTTGCCTTTTATGGATCAAGAAGACCTGTATCAGCAGATCGATTTCGACCAGCCCTGGACGGACGAGGTCAACCGTAAAGCTTACGAAACCAGGTTACCTATGCTGATGAGCCCGGGGATGATGTCTGATTTTATTCAACAGGAAGTACCGCGGGCAGACAATGATCGTTATCCACCCGCCCACTACGCCGCCAACAGCCGCGTGCTGGGTATCAATTCCAGAATGAGTCTGCGCGATATCACCGATGGCACTTCCAATACCATTTTCGCAGGGGAAGTCAGCGAGGGGATTCGTGCCTGGGGAAGCTCCCTCAACTATCGCGATCCCGCACGGGGGATCAATCAGCAGCCAGACAGCTTCGGCAGCCATTTCATTGTGGACAGCAAAACCGGTGCGCAAATGCTGTTCGGTGATGGATCGGTGCGATTCGTTTCTGATGACATCGACCCCGAAGTACTCAAAAGGCTGAGTACGCCTGCAGGTGCTGAAGTGACCTGCGAGGACTGGATGGAGGGGAAACCGGTGACAGGCAGGCAGAACAGACATGATTGA
- a CDS encoding class I SAM-dependent methyltransferase → MTAEKKSSLLTNEELEWSDVAANCRMNREREITGTNSYTADLKLNPLEFLTEKIQAGQTVRWLDLCCGSGRALIQAYEQFQQAGLGEQVQIRGVDLVNLFLPAPEAGDALRLQTASLHDWNTVERFDLITCVHGLHYVGDKLSLLARAAGWLASEGQFLAHLDLENLQTVAGTWTTADKREFLRRRFFQYHSRTHLVTCTGQQDIRFPCRYAGASDQAGPNFTGQPAVNSFYQLRETV, encoded by the coding sequence ATGACCGCTGAGAAAAAAAGCAGCCTGCTGACAAATGAAGAACTTGAATGGTCGGATGTGGCTGCGAACTGCCGCATGAATCGCGAACGCGAAATCACGGGGACTAACAGCTACACCGCCGACCTGAAACTCAATCCCCTCGAATTTCTGACCGAAAAAATCCAGGCAGGACAGACCGTACGCTGGCTGGATCTCTGCTGTGGATCGGGACGGGCCTTGATTCAGGCTTACGAACAATTCCAACAAGCGGGACTGGGCGAACAGGTTCAGATTCGAGGCGTCGATCTGGTAAATCTGTTTCTGCCTGCCCCCGAAGCTGGTGATGCACTTCGTCTGCAGACCGCCTCCCTGCATGACTGGAATACGGTTGAACGGTTCGATCTGATTACCTGCGTGCATGGTCTGCATTATGTGGGCGATAAACTTTCGCTACTGGCCCGCGCCGCGGGCTGGCTTGCTTCCGAAGGCCAATTCCTGGCTCATCTGGATCTGGAGAATCTGCAAACCGTGGCAGGGACATGGACGACTGCAGACAAACGGGAATTTCTGAGGCGACGATTCTTTCAATACCATTCGCGGACACACCTGGTGACCTGCACGGGACAGCAAGACATCCGCTTTCCCTGTCGTTACGCCGGTGCTTCGGATCAGGCGGGGCCCAATTTTACCGGTCAGCCGGCAGTCAACTCGTTCTACCAGCTGCGGGAAACGGTTTAA
- a CDS encoding tetratricopeptide repeat protein, whose amino-acid sequence MPQRSPHATRSAYTPRRTGALCRWLYGIVLLCTLNGLCQAEDPTRTYFEGLRSRHLFGIAEGFCLNELSRQRLSDPERARYSLELIRTLAAHASAATPAEQPELWKRAEETIAQIERDYPRWSDLPVFRAERARITFLQASLLYWQSQAIPQNESLRDSAIDALDRAVGQLTLSEQQIQKLLNKAGAKQDFTVLPVATVRDSLLEYQLLIARADMLLASLYHPDSPKRKMSLSAARTWLEPLSRRATTLKITWDSRLALIECERLEGDADAAERAIQGLVKDQHPPYLDESVFLESMRILLAQNKPQQAATQIIQHRQKQGHFSSELGFLEIDALLKLHHIAADQQQQELADELWRQIQQRSTQLAEAHPGYWSQRAKLLVSRQEQIQEYGSRLSDSLQRAQLLYAEGKIPEAITAYEKTAKQAAEEGKTDLAFELGFTSASLQLNQKEYAKAAEQFQSLAQRFSGVAKASDASLLSAWCLGQLYSQNRTKSRRLAYTDALENVRKMFSMDKAYYEAGWMLARLEESRLQYSKALVLYSEIPENHPKAADAHLGVARCYEQILLRLAALDKPTRAWRQEAMDVLEKYLARYPQESDDAILLSQSEIALRLTRIYLNDSPPEYDKAHRLLDLLIHTAETKPEELKRNSEQSPESVAQTTRAIQGWNRISSQALRLQIIALAGQGKPSEARSLVASLENAGTSELLSVLNGVSQIDLDLSPSVRRELGMLQLQSAEKLAIRRDELTPQQARQLDLCLAEAYLAVDRPIRALEYYQSLLKQSPRDTALIRQVALLLERCGTKECLRQAIPKWRDLEAAEKAGTVPWLDARLHVIRSLYESGDTDAAKKLIGVTRLLYPELGNVDLKKEYRELEAQIKK is encoded by the coding sequence ATGCCGCAGCGATCACCACATGCCACCCGCTCTGCCTATACACCGCGCAGAACCGGTGCGCTCTGCAGATGGCTCTACGGGATCGTGCTGCTCTGTACGCTCAATGGTCTCTGCCAGGCTGAGGATCCGACGCGTACCTATTTTGAAGGACTCAGATCCCGCCACCTGTTTGGCATCGCAGAAGGCTTCTGTCTGAACGAGTTGTCCCGCCAGCGTCTCTCTGATCCGGAGCGGGCCCGTTATTCCCTCGAGCTCATTCGCACGCTGGCTGCCCACGCCAGTGCTGCCACTCCCGCCGAACAACCCGAACTCTGGAAACGGGCCGAGGAGACCATTGCGCAGATCGAACGCGATTATCCCCGCTGGTCGGACCTGCCTGTGTTTCGGGCCGAGCGCGCGCGGATTACCTTTCTGCAGGCATCACTGCTCTACTGGCAATCACAGGCGATACCACAGAATGAATCGCTTCGCGATAGCGCCATCGACGCGCTGGATCGAGCCGTCGGTCAGCTGACACTCTCCGAACAGCAGATTCAGAAACTGCTCAACAAAGCGGGCGCCAAACAGGATTTTACAGTACTCCCCGTCGCCACGGTGCGGGACAGCCTGCTTGAGTATCAGCTGCTGATCGCACGGGCCGACATGCTGCTGGCCAGCCTGTATCACCCCGACAGTCCCAAACGGAAAATGAGTCTCTCAGCGGCACGGACCTGGCTGGAACCGCTGTCCCGCCGCGCGACGACTCTCAAGATCACCTGGGATAGCAGACTCGCGCTCATCGAATGCGAACGACTGGAAGGCGATGCTGACGCCGCCGAGCGTGCGATTCAGGGACTGGTCAAGGACCAGCACCCGCCTTATCTGGATGAGTCTGTGTTTCTCGAATCGATGCGGATTCTGCTCGCCCAGAATAAGCCCCAGCAGGCAGCCACCCAGATCATTCAGCACCGACAGAAGCAGGGACACTTCTCCAGTGAGCTCGGCTTCCTGGAAATCGATGCCCTGCTGAAGCTGCACCACATCGCCGCCGATCAGCAACAGCAGGAACTCGCCGACGAGCTCTGGCGACAGATTCAACAAAGGTCCACACAACTCGCCGAAGCCCACCCGGGTTACTGGTCACAACGGGCGAAGCTGCTGGTCAGTCGCCAGGAGCAGATCCAGGAATATGGCAGCCGATTGTCAGACAGTCTGCAACGTGCCCAGCTGCTCTATGCGGAAGGTAAAATTCCCGAAGCGATTACCGCTTACGAGAAAACAGCCAAGCAGGCGGCTGAAGAAGGCAAGACTGATCTGGCCTTCGAGCTGGGTTTCACCAGTGCCTCGCTACAGCTCAATCAAAAAGAGTATGCGAAAGCAGCAGAGCAGTTCCAGTCGCTGGCACAGCGTTTCAGCGGGGTGGCGAAAGCCTCCGATGCGAGTCTGCTTTCCGCCTGGTGCCTGGGTCAGCTCTATTCGCAGAACCGCACCAAGTCGCGTCGCCTGGCTTATACCGACGCGCTGGAAAATGTCCGCAAGATGTTTTCGATGGACAAGGCCTATTACGAAGCCGGCTGGATGCTGGCCCGGCTGGAGGAGTCCCGCCTGCAGTACTCCAAGGCGCTCGTCCTCTATTCAGAAATTCCAGAGAATCATCCCAAAGCAGCCGATGCGCACCTGGGTGTCGCCCGCTGTTACGAACAGATTCTGCTCAGACTCGCCGCCCTCGATAAACCGACGCGTGCCTGGCGACAGGAGGCGATGGACGTGCTGGAAAAATACCTGGCACGCTATCCCCAGGAAAGCGATGACGCCATTCTGCTGTCGCAGTCCGAAATCGCACTTCGGTTGACGCGGATCTATCTCAACGACTCGCCTCCCGAATACGACAAAGCGCATCGTCTGCTGGATCTGCTCATCCACACTGCGGAGACCAAGCCGGAAGAACTGAAGCGGAACAGCGAACAATCGCCCGAGAGCGTAGCCCAGACGACCCGGGCCATCCAGGGCTGGAATCGGATTTCCAGCCAGGCACTCCGGCTGCAGATCATCGCGCTGGCCGGTCAGGGAAAACCGTCTGAAGCACGTTCGCTGGTAGCCAGCCTGGAGAATGCAGGAACGAGCGAGCTGCTCTCCGTATTGAATGGGGTTTCGCAGATTGACCTGGATCTCAGCCCGTCGGTCCGCAGGGAACTGGGCATGCTGCAACTGCAGTCGGCCGAAAAGCTGGCCATTCGTCGCGATGAACTCACGCCACAACAGGCACGACAGCTCGACCTCTGCCTGGCGGAAGCCTATCTCGCCGTCGATCGACCGATCCGCGCCCTGGAGTATTACCAGAGCCTGTTGAAACAGTCGCCCCGCGACACCGCGCTGATCAGGCAGGTCGCACTGCTGCTCGAACGGTGTGGCACCAAGGAATGTCTGCGACAGGCGATTCCCAAATGGCGCGATCTGGAAGCAGCCGAGAAAGCGGGCACCGTGCCCTGGCTCGACGCACGCCTGCATGTAATTCGCTCCCTGTATGAATCGGGCGACACGGACGCCGCAAAAAAACTGATCGGCGTGACCCGCCTGCTTTATCCCGAACTTGGTAATGTCGATCTGAAAAAAGAGTATCGTGAACTCGAAGCACAGATTAAGAAATGA